One genomic window of Dryobates pubescens isolate bDryPub1 chromosome 17, bDryPub1.pri, whole genome shotgun sequence includes the following:
- the PEX11A gene encoding peroxisomal membrane protein 11A has translation MEAFVDFTNRSQGRDQLFRATQFTCMLLSYLIEHKADKEKLVMKLKQLESSMSSGRKMFRLGNVVHALVAARRTTQLADVVPCFCLTASNLSRALYFVCDTVLWLKSVGLRPDIDSPKWHGWATKCYYISLLLNLGRDWYEISWRLEQAIQEEKVKENFCHREVGCVKSEGFPGFLLLLFQVLKRHPALLLDLVKNLCDLSGPLDTLGVYKTNPGVIGFCGVLSSLVGILTLARPHLKLKQ, from the exons ATGGAGGCCTTCGTGGACTTCACCAACCGTAGCCAGGGCCGGGACCAGCTCTTCCG AGCCACTCAGTTCACATGCATGTTGCTTAGCTATCTAATAGAGCATAAGGCTGATAAAGAGAAGCTGGTAATGAAACTCAAGCAGTTGGAATCTAGCATGAGTTCTGGCCGCAAAA TGTTCAGGCTGGGCAACGTGGTGCACGCCttggtggcagccaggaggacgACACAGCTGGCAGATGTGGTTCCTTGCTTCTGCCTCACAGCCTCCAACCTGTCCCGAGCCCTCTACTTTGTCTGTGACACGGTCCTGTGGCTGAAGAGCGTGGGGCTGCGGCCCGACATCGACAGCCCCAAGTGGCACGGCTGGGCCACCAAGTGTTACTAcatctcactgctgctgaacctgggcagggactggtATGAGATCTCCTGGAGGCTGGAACAAGCCATACAGGAAGAAAAGGTGAAGGAGAATTTCTGCCACCGGGAAGTAGGATGTGTGAAATCTGAGGGTTTCCCTgggttcctcctcctgctgttcCAGGTGCTGAAGAggcatcctgctctgctgctggactTGGTGAAGAATCTCTGTGACCTCTCAGGCCCTCTGGATACATTGGGCGTCTACAAGACCAACCCAGGAGTGATTGGTTTCTGTGGGGTCCTCTCCTCCCTTGTGGGGATCCTCACACTGGCAAGGCCACACCTGAAGCTGAAACAGTGA